The following proteins are encoded in a genomic region of Gemmatimonadota bacterium:
- a CDS encoding DNA polymerase III subunit alpha, giving the protein MSEMPSPNISIYGSVLMKSSDFVHLHSHTMYSLLDGASRIEDIAQVAAEWGMPAVAMTDHGNLFGAIDFYRAMKDVGVNPIIGCEVYCALGSRFDKKSMPGLQGSSNHLVLLVKNYTGYKNLIKLVSAGYLEGYYYNPRIDKDLLRQHSEGLICLSACVGGEIPYLIEREGYKTAQKAVETYLDIFGDDYYLEIQRHGIDKEKKINPGLVKLHEEMGVPLVATNDSHFTRAEDHEAHAALVAIQTGKTLDDPKRMCYPEGVYFKSAEEMYELFKDMPHVLEPTLEIAEKCNLEISFDESHAPDFPLPEKYDSASDYLKDLAHKGMETRCKQVTAEHEERLKFELGVIDQTGYPGYFLILHDLVQFSNASGIRAGARGSAVSSLVAYALGITAVDPIEYGLVFERFLNPERISPPDIDYDIADRDREQIIDYVVEKYGRDNVCQVITFGTMGAKGVIRDVGRVLDQPFAEVDRISKLVPGELKVTLNKALDQVSELRQIAEDGGTGQKMIGIGKQLEGLARHASIHAAAVVITPEPVTEFMPVYKAPKGGEVMTQYNMHHVEDLGFLKMDFLGLRNLTVIDDAVKMVKENYGVDVDVDNLPLDDEKTYRLFGRGDTTGVFQFESAGMRGYLQQLKPDTIDDIIAMNALYRPGPMQYIPNYVDRKHGREEVTYDDEKMRPALEETYGIITYQEQVQRLCRDLAGFTLAKADGIRKAMGKKLADVMEKYRLEFLEGAMTNDVEKTVAQQIWRDIEVFSGYGFNKAHSAGYSMVAYQCAYLKAHYPAEFMAANLNSEIGNIERLVVLIEECRRMDLDVLPPDVNEGQVDFVATKNEIRMGMAAIRNVGRSAVQAIVAAREADGPFESLFDFCDRVDSQAVNRRCIESLIKAGAYDCVPGHRAQLLEALDRALEMAQSVQMDRARGQISMFEMVEMQTQVVNDQSLPEVEEWTERERLAYEKDMLGFYLSGHPLERYRTDLAEMGMRSVSDLTGLPDGAEVQIGGVLTEVKPHTTRDGRPMAFGVLEDLSGTVDLVVFSDNFEKLREQLLVDEMVVLQGRFSARNGRSSVQVENAMPIEQAREQLADTVNVMLPGDLIRMEPLKSLHTLCLRHPGNCQLRLHLELERDHSTVVLSRQVQVLPSDALLREIVELTDGRANAWVSTEVGRARRAARRQSDEMVFEGGLVTA; this is encoded by the coding sequence TTGTCCGAGATGCCCTCCCCCAACATCTCCATTTACGGGAGCGTGTTGATGAAATCCTCTGACTTTGTCCATTTGCACAGCCACACCATGTACAGCCTGCTCGATGGTGCGTCGAGAATAGAAGATATTGCCCAGGTAGCCGCCGAATGGGGCATGCCTGCGGTTGCGATGACCGATCACGGCAATCTTTTTGGTGCCATTGATTTTTATCGCGCAATGAAAGATGTGGGCGTCAATCCGATTATCGGGTGCGAAGTGTATTGCGCGCTCGGAAGTCGATTTGACAAAAAATCTATGCCGGGTCTTCAGGGCAGTTCAAATCATCTTGTTTTACTGGTCAAAAATTATACGGGCTATAAAAATCTGATCAAGCTGGTGTCCGCGGGATATCTCGAGGGCTATTATTATAATCCGCGCATAGACAAAGACTTGCTGCGCCAGCATTCGGAAGGGCTGATTTGCCTGTCGGCGTGCGTCGGGGGCGAGATACCCTATTTGATCGAACGCGAGGGATATAAGACGGCGCAAAAGGCCGTGGAGACGTATCTCGATATTTTCGGCGATGATTATTATCTGGAGATTCAGCGACACGGCATTGACAAAGAAAAAAAGATCAATCCCGGATTGGTCAAGCTGCACGAGGAGATGGGCGTGCCCTTGGTGGCGACCAATGATTCGCATTTTACGCGCGCTGAAGACCACGAAGCGCATGCGGCTCTGGTCGCTATTCAGACGGGTAAGACATTGGACGATCCCAAGCGCATGTGTTATCCCGAAGGCGTGTATTTTAAGTCGGCAGAGGAGATGTACGAGCTGTTTAAGGATATGCCACACGTTCTGGAACCCACGCTTGAGATTGCCGAAAAATGCAATCTGGAGATTTCATTTGATGAGTCTCACGCGCCCGATTTCCCTTTGCCAGAGAAGTATGATTCGGCCAGTGATTATCTGAAAGATCTGGCGCACAAGGGCATGGAAACGCGTTGTAAGCAGGTGACCGCTGAGCATGAGGAGCGCCTGAAGTTTGAGTTGGGTGTGATCGATCAGACGGGATATCCGGGCTATTTTTTGATTTTGCACGATCTGGTGCAATTTTCCAATGCCTCTGGCATCCGCGCAGGCGCGCGTGGGTCTGCGGTGAGCAGTCTGGTGGCTTATGCACTGGGTATTACGGCTGTGGATCCCATCGAATACGGGCTGGTGTTTGAGCGGTTTTTGAATCCCGAGCGGATTTCGCCGCCCGATATTGATTACGATATTGCCGACCGCGACCGCGAGCAGATCATTGATTACGTGGTGGAAAAATACGGGCGCGACAATGTGTGTCAGGTGATTACGTTTGGCACCATGGGTGCAAAGGGCGTGATTCGCGATGTGGGGCGGGTGTTGGACCAGCCATTTGCCGAAGTCGATAGAATTTCAAAACTGGTGCCCGGAGAATTGAAGGTGACGCTCAATAAAGCACTCGATCAGGTGTCCGAGTTGCGTCAGATTGCGGAAGATGGGGGCACGGGGCAAAAGATGATCGGTATTGGAAAGCAACTCGAAGGTCTGGCGCGCCATGCGTCGATTCACGCGGCTGCGGTGGTGATTACGCCCGAGCCTGTGACCGAGTTTATGCCCGTTTACAAAGCGCCCAAAGGCGGCGAGGTGATGACGCAGTACAATATGCACCATGTGGAAGACCTGGGCTTTTTGAAGATGGATTTTTTGGGGCTTCGCAATCTGACGGTGATTGACGATGCCGTGAAGATGGTGAAGGAAAATTACGGCGTGGATGTGGATGTGGATAACTTGCCTCTGGACGATGAGAAGACCTATCGCCTGTTTGGCCGGGGGGATACGACCGGGGTGTTTCAGTTTGAAAGCGCGGGGATGAGGGGCTATTTGCAACAACTGAAGCCGGATACGATTGACGATATTATTGCGATGAACGCGCTTTATCGCCCGGGACCGATGCAGTACATTCCCAATTACGTTGACCGCAAGCACGGGCGGGAAGAAGTGACGTATGACGATGAGAAGATGCGCCCGGCTCTGGAAGAGACGTACGGCATTATTACCTACCAGGAACAGGTGCAGCGCCTGTGCCGCGACCTGGCCGGATTTACACTTGCCAAAGCCGATGGCATCCGCAAAGCCATGGGGAAGAAGTTGGCCGATGTAATGGAAAAGTATCGGCTCGAATTTTTAGAAGGTGCCATGACCAATGACGTTGAGAAAACGGTTGCACAACAAATATGGCGAGATATTGAGGTTTTCTCGGGCTATGGGTTCAATAAGGCGCATAGTGCGGGCTATTCGATGGTGGCTTACCAGTGCGCGTATCTCAAGGCGCATTATCCGGCTGAATTTATGGCGGCGAACCTCAACAGTGAAATTGGCAATATCGAGCGTCTGGTCGTTTTGATTGAAGAATGCCGGCGGATGGATCTGGATGTATTGCCCCCGGATGTGAATGAAGGGCAGGTCGATTTTGTGGCGACCAAAAATGAGATTCGAATGGGTATGGCTGCCATTCGCAATGTGGGGCGCAGTGCGGTTCAAGCGATTGTTGCAGCGCGTGAAGCAGATGGCCCTTTTGAGTCGCTATTTGATTTTTGTGACCGCGTGGATTCTCAGGCTGTGAACAGGCGGTGTATCGAAAGTCTGATTAAAGCCGGTGCTTATGATTGCGTGCCGGGGCATCGCGCGCAGTTGCTCGAAGCCTTAGACCGCGCACTGGAGATGGCGCAATCTGTACAGATGGATCGCGCGCGCGGGCAAATCTCCATGTTTGAAATGGTCGAGATGCAAACGCAGGTGGTGAACGACCAATCGCTGCCCGAGGTTGAGGAATGGACTGAGCGCGAACGCCTCGCTTATGAAAAAGATATGCTGGGCTTTTATCTTTCGGGGCATCCGCTGGAACGCTACAGAACCGATTTGGCGGAAATGGGTATGAGATCGGTAAGTGATCTGACGGGATTGCCCGATGGTGCTGAGGTCCAGATTGGAGGCGTGTTGACCGAGGTAAAACCGCATACGACACGCGATGGCCGGCCCATGGCTTTTGGTGTGCTGGAAGATTTGAGCGGCACGGTTGATCTCGTGGTGTTTTCCGATAATTTTGAAAAATTGCGCGAGCAACTGCTGGTCGATGAAATGGTGGTTTTACAAGGTCGATTTTCCGCACGCAATGGGCGGTCTTCGGTGCAGGTTGAAAATGCGATGCCTATCGAGCAAGCGCGCGAGCAACTGGCCGATACCGTCAATGTGATGTTGCCGGGTGATTTGATTCGAATGGAGCCACTCAAATCACTGCATACCCTGTGTCTGAGACATCCGGGCAATTGTCAGTTGCGATTACATCTGGAATTGGAGCGCGACCATTCAACCGTCGTCCTGTCTCGCCAGGTTCAGGTGTTGCCTTCCGATGCCCTGTTGCGAGAAATTGTCGAACTCACGGACGGCAGGGCTAATGCCTGGGTATCAACTGAGGTGGGACGAGCCCGACGTGCGGCGAGACGCCAATCCGATGAAATGGTCTTCGAGGGGGGGCTTGTAACGGCGTGA
- the rodA gene encoding rod shape-determining protein RodA, with amino-acid sequence MWSITSNLSFFEVVVSLSLFVRRDLDIGLLSAICLGIGVGITTIYSASYNWDLGLAGNIYEKQILWALLGFIAMIITMAIPLKLFYAFAYVLYGLTVTLLILVLELGDRRWLNVGPIHIQPSELAKITTVLVLARFLTYRNRDLTRVRAFIPPLLFVLVPILLVFKQPDLGTALVFSILILPMFFWAGAKPLHLFFLISPALTLICAFHPWMLVAVVILLIGILFHERTRLSTAGILLLVNLAVAIAAPYVWENKLHDYQKRRILTFLDPNIDKLGAGYQVIQSKIAIGSGGLKGKGFLEGTQTKLAFLPEQHTDFIFSVICEEFGFLGAFFVLALFVFILWRALSIAVQTKNRFSSLTAIGLATILFFHIFVNIGMTVGIMPVTGLPLPFLSYGGSTLITNMILIGLLLNIYANRYEDY; translated from the coding sequence TTGTGGTCAATAACCAGTAACCTCTCTTTTTTCGAGGTAGTTGTGAGTCTTTCTCTATTTGTTCGACGCGACCTCGACATCGGTCTCCTCTCAGCAATATGCCTGGGCATTGGTGTGGGCATTACCACCATATACAGTGCCAGCTACAATTGGGATTTGGGCCTGGCCGGCAATATTTATGAAAAGCAAATCCTCTGGGCCTTACTCGGGTTTATTGCCATGATCATCACCATGGCCATTCCCCTTAAACTTTTTTACGCCTTTGCCTATGTCCTTTATGGCCTGACAGTTACACTTTTGATACTCGTGCTCGAATTGGGGGACCGGCGTTGGCTCAACGTTGGTCCCATTCACATACAGCCTTCTGAATTAGCCAAGATAACGACCGTCCTGGTACTCGCGCGCTTTTTGACCTATCGCAACCGCGACCTGACCCGCGTACGTGCCTTTATCCCTCCTCTGTTGTTCGTTCTCGTACCCATCTTACTCGTTTTTAAGCAACCCGATCTGGGCACCGCTCTGGTTTTTAGCATTCTCATCCTGCCCATGTTCTTTTGGGCCGGTGCCAAACCCCTTCATCTATTTTTTTTGATTTCTCCTGCCCTCACCCTGATATGTGCTTTTCACCCATGGATGCTGGTTGCGGTGGTAATCCTGCTCATTGGGATCCTTTTCCATGAACGCACCCGTTTGTCCACCGCAGGCATCTTGCTATTGGTCAATCTCGCGGTTGCTATCGCCGCACCTTATGTATGGGAAAACAAACTCCACGACTACCAAAAACGCCGTATCCTCACCTTTCTCGACCCCAATATAGACAAACTCGGCGCGGGTTATCAGGTCATTCAGTCCAAAATCGCCATTGGGTCTGGTGGTCTCAAGGGCAAGGGCTTTTTAGAAGGCACACAAACCAAACTCGCCTTTTTACCCGAACAACACACCGATTTTATTTTTTCCGTTATATGCGAAGAATTTGGATTTCTCGGTGCCTTTTTTGTTCTGGCATTATTTGTGTTCATCTTATGGCGCGCCTTGTCCATTGCCGTACAGACCAAAAACCGCTTCTCCAGCTTGACCGCTATCGGTCTGGCGACCATTCTCTTCTTCCACATTTTTGTCAACATCGGCATGACCGTCGGCATCATGCCCGTCACGGGCCTACCTTTGCCTTTCCTGAGCTACGGAGGTTCCACCCTCATCACAAACATGATCCTCATTGGTCTGTTGCTCAACATTTATGCCAACAGGTATGAGGATTATTAA